A window from Acidithiobacillus sp. encodes these proteins:
- the lspA gene encoding signal peptidase II: MLRYLWLSLGVILLDQGVKLWLSHIWRVGQGVVIIPGLLNFRLIHNTGAAFSFLAGAGGWQRWLLIGIALLVVVVIVAILRRLKPGATWTAISLALILGGAVGNLIDRIRLGYVVDFIGTHWGSLYWPYFNIADSAISIGAVMLVLDAFRRH; encoded by the coding sequence ATGCTGCGTTATTTATGGTTATCGCTCGGAGTCATTCTGCTGGATCAGGGCGTCAAACTCTGGCTAAGCCACATCTGGCGGGTAGGACAGGGTGTTGTCATCATCCCGGGCCTGCTCAATTTCCGCCTGATCCACAACACCGGCGCCGCCTTCAGCTTCCTGGCGGGGGCTGGCGGCTGGCAACGCTGGCTGCTCATCGGCATCGCGCTGCTGGTGGTGGTGGTGATCGTCGCCATCCTGCGACGGCTCAAGCCCGGCGCCACCTGGACCGCCATATCCCTTGCGCTGATTCTCGGCGGTGCGGTCGGCAACCTGATTGACCGTATCCGTCTCGGCTATGTGGTCGATTTTATTGGCACCCATTGGGGCAGTCTCTACTGGCCCTACTTCAACATCGCTGACAGCGCCATCTCCATCGGCGCCGTGATGCTTGTCCTCGACGCTTTCCGGCGTCATTAA
- a CDS encoding thioredoxin family protein → MAMTAKDLPLGGTAPEFCLPIGGQAGQWCSTQAQGKPMLVLFICNHCPYVVHISKRLGALAKQWQQQGVQVVGINSNDALTYPDDAPEKMPAEALRAGYHFPYLFDAEQRVAKAFNAVCTPDLFLFDAAGKLFYHGQFDASRPKNDLPVTGEDLSAAIAAMLAGAEPSAKVLPSIGCSIKWRPGNEPEDWV, encoded by the coding sequence ATGGCTATGACCGCAAAAGATTTGCCGCTTGGCGGCACAGCGCCCGAATTCTGTCTGCCCATCGGCGGCCAGGCGGGACAGTGGTGCAGCACGCAGGCGCAGGGCAAGCCCATGCTGGTACTTTTTATCTGTAATCACTGTCCCTATGTGGTCCACATCAGCAAACGTTTAGGCGCGTTGGCGAAGCAATGGCAGCAGCAGGGTGTGCAGGTGGTGGGCATCAACAGCAACGATGCCCTGACCTATCCGGATGACGCGCCGGAAAAAATGCCCGCCGAGGCCCTGCGCGCCGGTTATCATTTCCCTTATTTATTTGATGCCGAACAAAGAGTGGCCAAGGCTTTTAATGCGGTGTGCACGCCGGATCTTTTCCTTTTTGATGCGGCAGGCAAACTGTTTTATCACGGTCAATTCGATGCGAGTCGTCCCAAAAATGATCTGCCGGTGACCGGCGAAGACCTGTCTGCAGCCATAGCCGCGATGTTAGCGGGTGCCGAGCCTTCGGCCAAAGTGCTGCCCAGCATTGGTTGCAGTATCAAGTGGCGGCCGGGCAACGAGCCGGAGGACTGGGTATGA
- a CDS encoding ABC transporter ATP-binding protein/permease has protein sequence MKQFNGAFFRDLWWMTKPYWWHSEERWMARGVFALILLLNLFMVFISYRITEWYAVFWNALQHFAVDAAWHQMLVFLGLATLYIVAAVSQTFFTQMLEIRWRRWLTKHYLDAWLAKSTFYHMQVLGDGTDNPDQRISEDLASFTGQTLNIVIGLLSSVTTLAAFVFMLWDLSAMITIPWQGSLYTIPGYLVWAALIYSVFGTILTALIGRPLISLNFNQERYQADFRFSMMRLRENSESIALYGGETEERHHFLQRFANVYANYWRIIWRSMRLNWWVSGYGQVAIIFPILVSMPAYFVNKTIGIGGLQQLASAFAQVQGALSFIVSSYGSLANWHAVVDRLRFFEQSMDEVRVIRETHYQIERKDGPQLTVQALNVRLPDGRELIHHLDLEVRRGERLLIMGPSGGGKSTLVRALAGIWPFGEGVVEIPRSDRPLFLPQKPYLPLGTVRDVLVYPFGVPGVSDARLQQVLHLVGMEALADKLEDTRLWSHVLSLGEQQRLAFARILLQKPQWVFLDEASSALDEPAEDALYHTLVEELPETAIISVGHRSSLLQHHQHCLRLQGGGRWRLETIVHPVPGGQQPAPA, from the coding sequence ATGAAGCAGTTTAACGGGGCATTCTTCCGTGACCTGTGGTGGATGACGAAACCCTACTGGTGGCACTCCGAGGAGCGCTGGATGGCGCGTGGGGTCTTTGCCCTCATCCTCCTCCTCAATCTGTTCATGGTCTTTATTTCCTATCGCATTACCGAGTGGTATGCGGTGTTCTGGAATGCCCTGCAGCACTTTGCAGTGGATGCCGCCTGGCACCAGATGCTGGTTTTTCTGGGATTGGCCACCCTGTATATCGTCGCGGCGGTTTCCCAGACCTTTTTTACCCAGATGCTGGAGATTCGCTGGCGACGTTGGCTGACGAAGCATTATCTGGATGCCTGGCTGGCCAAAAGTACCTTTTATCACATGCAGGTGCTGGGCGATGGCACCGACAACCCGGATCAGCGCATCAGCGAGGATTTGGCCAGTTTCACCGGGCAGACACTCAATATTGTGATTGGCCTGCTCAGTTCTGTCACAACCCTCGCTGCCTTTGTGTTCATGCTCTGGGATTTGTCGGCCATGATCACCATTCCCTGGCAGGGCAGTCTCTATACAATCCCCGGCTATCTGGTCTGGGCGGCACTCATTTATTCCGTATTCGGCACCATCCTGACGGCCCTTATCGGGCGGCCACTTATCAGTCTGAACTTTAATCAGGAGCGTTATCAGGCGGATTTCCGTTTCAGCATGATGCGCCTGCGTGAAAACAGTGAAAGTATTGCGCTGTATGGCGGAGAGACTGAGGAGCGCCACCACTTTCTGCAGCGATTCGCTAACGTCTACGCCAACTATTGGCGGATTATCTGGCGTTCCATGCGCCTCAACTGGTGGGTGTCGGGCTATGGCCAGGTGGCCATCATTTTCCCGATCCTGGTGAGTATGCCCGCCTATTTTGTCAACAAGACCATCGGCATCGGTGGTTTGCAGCAGCTTGCCTCGGCTTTTGCCCAGGTGCAGGGCGCGCTGTCTTTCATTGTCAGCAGTTATGGCAGCCTCGCCAACTGGCACGCCGTCGTCGATCGTCTACGTTTTTTTGAACAGTCGATGGACGAGGTACGGGTCATCCGGGAGACCCATTACCAGATCGAGCGCAAGGATGGTCCGCAACTCACTGTGCAGGCCCTCAATGTGCGCCTGCCCGATGGCCGGGAATTGATTCACCACCTGGATCTGGAGGTGCGCCGCGGGGAGCGCTTGCTGATCATGGGCCCATCGGGCGGAGGCAAAAGCACGCTGGTACGGGCTTTGGCCGGCATTTGGCCCTTTGGTGAAGGCGTGGTGGAGATACCGCGGAGCGACCGTCCGCTCTTCCTGCCGCAGAAGCCGTATCTGCCTCTGGGCACTGTGCGTGATGTGCTGGTCTACCCCTTCGGGGTGCCAGGGGTCAGCGACGCCCGGCTGCAGCAGGTACTCCATCTGGTTGGCATGGAGGCGCTAGCCGACAAGCTGGAGGACACCCGTTTGTGGTCCCATGTATTGTCGTTGGGTGAGCAGCAGCGTCTGGCCTTTGCCCGCATTCTGTTACAGAAGCCGCAATGGGTGTTTTTGGACGAAGCCAGCTCGGCACTGGATGAGCCGGCAGAGGATGCGCTCTACCATACGCTCGTCGAGGAGTTGCCGGAAACCGCCATCATCAGTGTGGGCCACCGTTCCAGCCTGTTGCAGCACCATCAGCACTGCCTGCGTCTGCAAGGCGGCGGGCGTTGGCGTCTGGAGACCATCGTCCATCCCGTCCCTGGGGGACAGCAGCCGGCACCGGCCTGA
- a CDS encoding carbon-nitrogen hydrolase family protein: MNAQVAVVQMVSSDVLADNLARAGSLLAQASAEGAQLALLPENFALMGRDEKAKLAIMEVDGDGPIQSWMAMQAQRLGLWLIGGSIPLTAPDGRSYAACLVFDPAGRCLARYDKIHLFDVDLAGGESYRESRTIAPGSAPVAVTTPWGQLGLSICYDLRFPELYRCYAGAELLVVPSAFTQQTGAAHWECLLRARAIENQAYVLAADQGGLHQNGRQTFGGSMIIDPWGQVLARMDQGEGVALAPVDTEFLRRCRSNLPALQHRRQAFGGASQAMPA, from the coding sequence ATGAATGCTCAGGTTGCCGTAGTACAGATGGTGTCGTCGGACGTGCTGGCGGATAATCTCGCCCGTGCCGGGTCTCTGCTGGCGCAGGCGTCTGCGGAGGGGGCGCAACTGGCACTCTTACCCGAAAATTTTGCCCTCATGGGGCGTGATGAAAAAGCCAAGCTGGCCATTATGGAGGTGGATGGCGACGGCCCGATCCAGTCCTGGATGGCAATGCAGGCACAGCGCCTGGGCCTGTGGTTGATAGGGGGCAGTATCCCCCTGACCGCACCTGACGGGCGCAGCTATGCCGCCTGCCTGGTTTTTGACCCCGCCGGCCGATGCCTGGCGCGTTATGACAAGATACACCTCTTTGATGTCGATCTGGCGGGCGGCGAAAGTTACCGCGAGTCCCGCACTATTGCCCCCGGCAGCGCCCCGGTGGCCGTGACCACGCCCTGGGGCCAGCTTGGCCTCTCTATCTGCTATGACCTGCGTTTCCCGGAGTTGTACCGCTGTTACGCGGGGGCTGAATTACTGGTCGTCCCCAGCGCCTTTACCCAACAGACGGGCGCCGCGCACTGGGAGTGTTTGCTGCGGGCCCGTGCCATCGAGAACCAGGCCTATGTGCTCGCTGCGGATCAGGGTGGTTTGCACCAGAACGGCCGCCAGACCTTTGGCGGTAGTATGATAATCGATCCCTGGGGTCAGGTGCTGGCCCGCATGGACCAGGGCGAAGGCGTCGCGCTGGCTCCGGTTGACACGGAATTTTTGCGGCGCTGCCGTAGTAATCTGCCGGCGCTGCAGCATCGTCGCCAGGCGTTTGGTGGCGCGTCCCAGGCAATGCCGGCCTAA
- a CDS encoding YhdP family protein has product MPRLRLILAGVRRVGGWLLAIVPTVLVLLAAAFYLLLIPRLDLLRPYVSQSLSRALNAPVQVQGMHLSWNWGPLLELAALRVGSSAQPDLVLHGVHLRLFALPLLWGDLVAQDFRVAAGEVSVVQAGDGNWQVAGQALGHGGSLLPLDLDWARVDVQHLTIQWRSQPQAAPISLHVQGQSSGGLRPQVQVQVRWSPQGLLRYSGAARGVFTGPGRSSGSGNWVLQSLPLPWFHLADSHLPVWSGSVSGSGHLQWRSGLPRTATGQFAMHDAGMDGKQWAQIHGHLDWNGTDSTGTLQLADLTGLAAQPLAARLGLNWRHRLQWQVEAPLLPAVLLQNVPEMALPVQLRWIPRQQWQGSLRDLHFRARSVGHQSAIWELQAGLHGIGVSPHGDWFGVQGLSGDVVLHPESVQFHLVSQQFTLDWPQRFAAPLHLQELSARIVARKTGTDWSIQANPIVFQGPGHLHASLAVQGQQLRLKAQIDDMPVTAMADFVPQSNISPALRQWLLQAFQAGSLQHADLQWQGPWNHLPRLAPGEHFSLRANFRHVTLHYAPRWPIATQVNAQLLWAGDRLSVQSHRGDIFGVPVASASIALNHLFAPHTSPLQVTLKAPIPLDKLLPFLRETPVLEGKAVANMPLRLTGQGQLQLALSVPFGAEKSQVDGRIDLRHAGIGWRGWQATSMQGPVYFQRDKIRVGELKGVFAGGPMQASLQASQLETSPHLRLSLQGEAQAADLPMPERWRTAFGGAVPYQGSGTLLNNELHFKGDADLRQSRSALPAPLNWASGKGGSLAVQGYGNVARRLQVNFKLPLGSAVLAWQREASVWRWEAGAARLGGEIPPPLPNTGFFLQGRGDSLSVGPWLNMLTGEEDRKTWPGIRFDLHWRHLRFLQQDWPDVQIRGQVAAKKLHLQFASSRLAGVLQYARAPQPTASAQLRLDIQKLSVAAPVSAVSSAPVLSQIRQGAAGSPLTLHTRIAQLDWHGHEAHDVLLDAARSAAGWNFSMLKGDWAGSQWDFKGSWQGAGAGQSTFQGNIRSNNIAPVLRDIGMDTLDYGRADYAGKLSWPGAPWDFSAAHLSGTIQTKLWNGRLRKLGTDISWLIFLNPTTLFEDVLTFDYRPLYGGGLFFSKLFADFQVQDGVAHTRNLLLESSALEMKGVGAVDLAHQTVRMGLQVYPLQSFDLLLGHFPILGPAIFGKSGKVLEWRYQVDGPWAHPAVRPVHAPATTKGS; this is encoded by the coding sequence TTGCCGCGTTTGCGCCTGATCCTTGCCGGTGTCCGCCGGGTTGGTGGTTGGCTGCTGGCCATCGTGCCGACAGTGCTGGTGTTGCTGGCGGCAGCTTTCTATCTCTTGCTGATTCCCCGTCTGGATTTGTTGCGTCCCTATGTTTCTCAATCCTTGTCGCGGGCTTTGAATGCCCCGGTGCAGGTGCAAGGGATGCACCTAAGCTGGAACTGGGGGCCGTTGCTGGAATTGGCCGCGTTGCGGGTGGGTTCGTCCGCGCAGCCTGATCTGGTGCTGCACGGGGTGCATTTGCGCCTTTTTGCCCTGCCGCTGCTCTGGGGGGATCTGGTCGCGCAGGATTTCCGCGTCGCCGCCGGCGAGGTGTCTGTTGTTCAGGCGGGCGACGGTAACTGGCAGGTGGCCGGGCAGGCGCTGGGACATGGCGGATCGCTATTGCCACTGGATTTGGACTGGGCGCGTGTGGATGTACAGCACCTGACCATACAATGGCGATCCCAGCCACAGGCCGCCCCCATTTCGCTGCATGTACAGGGGCAGAGCAGCGGTGGCTTGCGTCCGCAGGTGCAGGTGCAGGTGCGCTGGTCACCTCAGGGTCTGTTGCGTTACTCAGGAGCGGCGCGCGGCGTCTTTACCGGTCCGGGGCGCTCCTCGGGCAGCGGTAATTGGGTATTGCAGTCGTTGCCGCTGCCTTGGTTCCATCTAGCGGATTCGCACTTGCCAGTGTGGAGTGGTAGCGTGAGCGGCAGCGGGCACCTGCAATGGCGTTCTGGCTTGCCGCGCACCGCTACCGGGCAGTTTGCCATGCATGACGCCGGGATGGACGGTAAACAATGGGCGCAAATCCATGGCCATCTGGACTGGAATGGAACGGATTCCACCGGGACATTGCAGCTTGCTGATTTGACGGGGCTTGCTGCACAACCTTTGGCCGCGCGCTTGGGGCTCAACTGGCGCCATCGCCTGCAATGGCAGGTGGAAGCGCCGCTGCTTCCCGCCGTACTCCTGCAGAACGTGCCGGAGATGGCGCTCCCCGTGCAGCTCCGTTGGATACCCCGGCAACAGTGGCAGGGCAGCTTGCGCGATCTGCACTTTCGCGCGCGCAGCGTGGGCCACCAGTCCGCCATCTGGGAGCTTCAGGCGGGACTTCATGGCATCGGTGTTTCGCCGCATGGAGACTGGTTCGGCGTGCAGGGTCTTAGCGGCGACGTCGTCCTTCACCCGGAAAGCGTGCAATTTCATCTGGTGAGCCAGCAGTTCACCCTGGACTGGCCGCAACGCTTTGCAGCGCCGCTGCACCTGCAAGAACTATCGGCACGAATTGTCGCCCGAAAGACAGGTACCGACTGGTCGATTCAAGCCAATCCGATCGTGTTTCAGGGGCCAGGTCACCTGCACGCCAGCCTGGCGGTGCAGGGCCAGCAACTGCGTCTGAAGGCGCAGATTGACGACATGCCGGTGACGGCGATGGCGGATTTCGTACCGCAGAGTAATATTAGCCCTGCCCTGCGCCAGTGGTTACTTCAGGCTTTTCAGGCAGGATCCTTGCAGCATGCTGATCTGCAGTGGCAGGGACCATGGAATCATCTGCCCCGCCTGGCGCCGGGCGAGCATTTTTCGCTGCGAGCGAATTTTCGCCATGTGACCCTGCATTATGCCCCGCGCTGGCCCATAGCGACGCAAGTGAACGCACAACTCCTCTGGGCGGGAGATCGCCTTTCTGTCCAAAGTCATCGGGGTGACATTTTCGGGGTGCCAGTGGCGTCCGCCAGCATTGCGCTCAACCATCTCTTCGCACCGCATACCTCGCCGCTGCAGGTAACGTTGAAGGCACCGATCCCGCTGGATAAATTGCTGCCTTTTTTGCGGGAAACACCCGTATTGGAGGGTAAGGCCGTGGCGAATATGCCCCTGCGTCTGACGGGGCAAGGACAATTACAGTTAGCCCTCAGCGTTCCCTTCGGGGCCGAGAAAAGCCAGGTAGATGGCCGGATTGATCTCCGTCACGCGGGGATCGGATGGCGCGGTTGGCAGGCCACGAGTATGCAGGGGCCGGTTTATTTTCAGCGGGATAAGATTCGCGTTGGTGAGCTGAAGGGCGTTTTTGCCGGAGGCCCCATGCAGGCAAGCCTGCAGGCCAGTCAACTGGAGACCTCGCCGCACCTGCGTCTTTCGCTACAGGGTGAGGCCCAGGCGGCCGATCTGCCAATGCCGGAACGCTGGCGCACGGCTTTCGGTGGCGCCGTCCCGTACCAGGGTAGCGGTACGCTGTTAAACAACGAGCTGCATTTTAAGGGCGATGCCGACCTGCGCCAAAGCCGTAGTGCTTTACCGGCGCCCTTGAATTGGGCATCAGGCAAGGGTGGAAGCCTGGCCGTGCAAGGTTATGGGAATGTGGCTCGCCGTTTGCAGGTCAATTTCAAGTTACCCCTGGGGTCTGCCGTTCTGGCTTGGCAACGGGAGGCATCCGTCTGGCGATGGGAGGCTGGCGCCGCGCGTTTGGGTGGAGAAATCCCTCCGCCGTTGCCCAATACTGGGTTTTTCCTTCAGGGCCGTGGCGATAGCCTCTCCGTAGGGCCGTGGCTGAACATGCTGACAGGTGAAGAAGACCGTAAGACGTGGCCGGGAATCCGCTTTGATCTGCATTGGCGGCACCTGCGTTTTTTGCAACAGGATTGGCCGGATGTGCAGATCCGCGGCCAGGTGGCGGCAAAAAAGCTGCATCTGCAATTTGCTAGCTCCCGGTTAGCCGGTGTCTTACAATATGCGCGTGCGCCGCAACCCACGGCTTCCGCCCAACTCCGTCTGGACATCCAAAAATTAAGTGTTGCTGCACCGGTATCCGCAGTATCTTCCGCCCCCGTCCTTTCGCAAATACGGCAAGGGGCCGCAGGCAGCCCGCTGACACTGCATACCCGGATCGCGCAACTCGATTGGCATGGCCACGAGGCGCATGATGTGCTGTTGGATGCGGCGCGATCGGCGGCCGGCTGGAACTTTTCTATGCTCAAAGGCGACTGGGCAGGCAGTCAGTGGGATTTTAAGGGGTCGTGGCAGGGCGCCGGAGCGGGTCAGTCGACCTTTCAGGGAAATATCCGCAGCAACAATATCGCCCCGGTTCTGCGGGACATCGGTATGGATACCCTGGACTACGGGCGCGCCGATTATGCAGGAAAACTGTCCTGGCCAGGTGCGCCCTGGGATTTCTCTGCCGCGCATCTCAGCGGAACCATACAAACCAAGTTGTGGAATGGTCGTCTCAGAAAACTGGGTACGGATATTTCCTGGCTCATCTTTCTGAATCCTACGACGTTGTTTGAAGATGTTCTCACCTTTGATTATCGCCCGCTCTACGGTGGTGGCTTGTTCTTTTCCAAGCTTTTTGCCGATTTTCAAGTGCAGGATGGTGTTGCCCATACCCGCAATCTGCTCCTTGAATCCAGTGCGCTCGAAATGAAGGGAGTCGGCGCCGTCGACTTGGCGCATCAAACCGTGCGTATGGGTCTGCAGGTTTATCCATTGCAGAGTTTTGACTTGCTTCTCGGGCATTTCCCCATACTCGGCCCGGCCATCTTTGGGAAATCGGGCAAGGTGCTAGAATGGCGTTATCAGGTGGACGGGCCCTGGGCGCATCCGGCGGTGCGTCCGGTGCATGCACCGGCCACGACCAAAGGGAGCTAA
- the glnE gene encoding bifunctional [glutamate--ammonia ligase]-adenylyl-L-tyrosine phosphorylase/[glutamate--ammonia-ligase] adenylyltransferase gives MAAPELPVEIIHAINLLPLETAPITESLAATWATLAAEEQAEIRRLGPSFAAHWVHIACVSPFARQLLLRHPHWLLRLARGGRHSDLATSHGLTSEVFLADLRQYRNARMIEIIWQDRQSGEHYSETVAALSELAEICLQHAYAYGVAMLRQRHGTPRNNDGQEVPFTVLGMGKLGGRELNLSSDIDLIFCYGEGGETDGPSPLDNSAYFQRLGRWLIQALDQRTPDGFCFRVDMRLRPFGDAGPLCISATAMEQYYQVHGRGWERYAFIKARPVAGDVTFGQILLDTLRPFVYRRYLDYTALTGLREVKALMDAEQGGSSNDIKKGQGGIREIEFVCQSLQIIHGGRQPALRSTNTLDTLAAIASAGLLPADDIDQLRHAYLFLRNTEHCLQMVDDQQTQQLPRSELEWQRLACSMGFTDVITLRETLDTLRQRNHIIFQRILASGEDDRQGKNGNGEKLWQRAQTGALETAPSDLLQVLHCIEPEVVWTRLWRFAHSRDVASRLSTEGRQRLNRLLPLALDLCSAQPDTDALLQRFLTLIEAILGRANYLALLAENPPYLIRIAALLHSPWLAQELARFPILLDDVLSDTIISPEHWPQALAAQLQLAEDMEERMDALRRFKNTEVLRLAAAFWTNQLPVETLLPQLSDLAQLTLQTALAWAEAEMQRRHGCVHSSNGQAAPFTVIAFGKLGGREMGFASDLDLVYLYDAPLDAESDGPAPLAASTWFARLGQRLIHILSTLTRAGLLYQIDMRLRPSGQSGPLVTTLDAFSRYQRESAWTWEHQALTRARWIAGDAALGARFTSLRAEILGQPRIPEPLAEDVRAMRQRIYRSKIIAQDAFHLKLSPGGLTDIEFLVQFAMLGACSQQPTLCQDTGTAAGIAALTGAGIWSAEQGAVLGQAWQRYRQEENRRWLNLQDNEIRAADIPDWEALQDAAHGVRQIWQEFIGSYSD, from the coding sequence ATGGCGGCACCAGAGTTACCCGTGGAGATCATCCACGCCATTAACCTGTTACCCCTGGAAACGGCGCCGATCACCGAGTCACTTGCTGCCACCTGGGCCACCCTCGCTGCTGAGGAACAGGCGGAGATCCGCCGCCTTGGACCTTCTTTTGCTGCACATTGGGTGCATATCGCTTGTGTCAGCCCCTTCGCGCGCCAACTTCTCCTACGCCATCCCCACTGGTTGCTGCGCCTCGCAAGGGGGGGCAGGCACAGCGACCTTGCCACCTCCCACGGACTCACCAGCGAGGTCTTCCTTGCCGATCTGCGCCAGTACCGCAATGCCCGTATGATAGAAATTATCTGGCAGGATCGTCAGTCCGGCGAACATTATTCAGAAACCGTAGCGGCCCTCAGCGAACTGGCCGAAATCTGCCTGCAACACGCTTATGCTTATGGCGTGGCGATGCTGCGCCAGCGCCACGGCACCCCCCGCAACAACGACGGTCAGGAGGTGCCTTTCACCGTCCTCGGCATGGGCAAGCTGGGCGGACGCGAACTCAACCTCTCCTCCGACATTGACCTCATCTTCTGCTACGGCGAGGGCGGCGAGACCGATGGCCCCAGCCCCCTCGACAACAGTGCCTACTTCCAACGCCTCGGTCGCTGGCTGATTCAGGCCCTTGATCAGCGCACGCCCGACGGCTTCTGCTTCCGCGTCGACATGCGCCTGCGCCCCTTCGGAGATGCCGGCCCCCTCTGCATCTCCGCTACCGCCATGGAGCAATACTATCAAGTGCATGGCCGCGGCTGGGAGCGTTACGCCTTTATCAAGGCGCGCCCAGTCGCGGGTGACGTCACCTTTGGCCAGATTCTCCTCGACACCCTGCGCCCCTTTGTCTATCGCCGCTACCTGGACTACACCGCCCTCACCGGCCTACGGGAAGTCAAAGCCCTCATGGATGCGGAACAGGGTGGCAGCAGCAACGACATCAAAAAGGGCCAAGGCGGCATCCGTGAAATCGAGTTTGTCTGTCAATCCCTGCAAATTATCCACGGTGGCCGCCAACCCGCCCTGCGCAGCACCAACACCCTGGACACCCTTGCGGCCATCGCCAGTGCTGGACTTTTGCCTGCGGACGATATCGACCAGCTTCGGCATGCTTATCTTTTTTTGCGCAATACCGAGCACTGCCTGCAAATGGTCGATGATCAGCAGACCCAGCAACTACCGCGCTCGGAACTGGAATGGCAACGCCTGGCCTGCAGCATGGGTTTCACGGATGTCATCACCCTGCGCGAAACCCTGGACACCCTCCGCCAGCGGAACCACATTATCTTTCAGCGCATCCTGGCCTCCGGGGAGGATGACCGCCAAGGTAAAAACGGCAACGGAGAGAAACTCTGGCAACGCGCCCAGACCGGCGCGCTGGAAACCGCTCCCAGCGACCTGCTCCAGGTCCTGCACTGCATAGAACCGGAAGTTGTATGGACACGCCTTTGGCGTTTCGCCCACAGCCGCGATGTGGCCAGCCGCCTCTCTACAGAAGGACGACAACGCCTCAACCGCTTGCTTCCCCTGGCCCTCGACCTGTGCAGCGCCCAGCCAGACACCGACGCCTTGTTACAACGCTTCCTCACCCTCATTGAGGCCATTCTGGGGCGTGCCAACTACCTTGCTCTGCTTGCGGAGAATCCGCCGTACCTCATACGCATCGCGGCGTTACTGCATAGCCCCTGGCTGGCACAGGAGCTGGCACGCTTCCCCATCCTGCTGGATGACGTGCTCAGCGATACCATCATCAGCCCCGAGCACTGGCCGCAGGCCCTCGCTGCACAATTACAGCTTGCTGAAGATATGGAAGAACGGATGGATGCCCTGCGGCGCTTCAAAAATACCGAAGTCCTGCGCCTCGCCGCCGCCTTCTGGACGAACCAGCTGCCCGTGGAAACGCTGCTCCCCCAACTCAGTGACCTCGCCCAGCTCACCCTGCAAACCGCATTGGCCTGGGCTGAAGCGGAAATGCAGCGCCGCCACGGCTGCGTGCACTCCAGCAACGGCCAAGCGGCCCCCTTCACCGTTATCGCCTTTGGCAAACTGGGTGGCCGGGAAATGGGCTTCGCCTCCGATCTCGACCTGGTCTATCTTTACGATGCCCCCCTCGACGCCGAAAGCGATGGTCCTGCCCCCCTCGCGGCGTCCACCTGGTTCGCTCGTCTCGGACAACGGCTTATTCACATCCTCAGCACCCTCACCCGTGCTGGGTTGCTCTACCAGATCGACATGCGCCTGCGCCCCAGCGGGCAGTCCGGCCCCCTGGTTACCACCCTGGACGCCTTCAGCCGCTATCAGCGCGAATCCGCCTGGACTTGGGAACACCAAGCCCTCACCCGCGCTCGCTGGATCGCTGGCGATGCGGCGCTCGGCGCCCGTTTCACCAGCCTGCGTGCGGAAATTCTCGGCCAGCCGCGCATTCCAGAACCGTTGGCAGAAGACGTCCGCGCCATGCGGCAGCGCATTTATCGGAGCAAAATCATTGCCCAGGACGCCTTTCACCTCAAATTAAGCCCCGGTGGCCTCACAGATATCGAGTTTCTCGTACAATTTGCTATGCTAGGGGCTTGCTCCCAGCAGCCGACTCTATGCCAGGATACCGGGACCGCCGCAGGGATAGCCGCACTGACGGGCGCGGGCATCTGGAGCGCGGAGCAGGGGGCCGTCCTCGGCCAAGCCTGGCAACGGTACCGTCAGGAAGAAAACCGGCGCTGGCTGAACTTGCAGGACAACGAAATCCGCGCCGCAGATATCCCGGATTGGGAGGCGCTGCAAGACGCAGCGCATGGGGTGCGGCAGATTTGGCAGGAATTCATTGGCAGTTATAGCGATTAA